The Solanum lycopersicum chromosome 2, SLM_r2.1 DNA window CATCAACGTAATACATAGTTTAAACATATCTTTCGCATCCTGGATGATCTAACTAGGGAAAAACTTCTCCCAGGAGGTTTCACTCAACAATATGATGaaatcttcactctctttcatCCATTACTAATAGCATATTGAAGAGATTTCCCAATAGCAATTGCTTCAGCAGTCATAACCCCCCAAAAAATTAGATTGGGGATCCATGGGAATGAAGCAGGTTCCCAATTCTATCTAGAGCCGTAATCCTGCATCTGTAAACAATAAAACACCATCTTGCAATTTTGTTAGTTTAATCACAAGATGATTTATTGAGGAACAAGAAGAAAGACTTTTTGTCAGTAACTCTTTATATTCTATATACTCAAACATAAATCTAGAAACAATATCGCTTGGATCTAACCTTTCCTAATTAATAACAACCAATTACTTGCCAAATATTGTTAGTTCTCAAGTTTAAAAAAGTCAATAGATTCAGGAAAAGATTTGGTATTTAAGAACAAGTCATAGAAAAATCAGTAATATTTCCTATATCAGGCAATTTATAGGATATTGCCTCCATAAAGTTGAGACCGAGGACATTTGAATAACATGTGTTCTATATCTTCAGGTCCAAGAACACAAATCTAACAAGTCTCATCCACATTGTGTAAGTCTTTTTGCTAAAGTACTATGGACGGGTTATAAAATCATATAGTCAAAAGTAATCAAAAGATGACCTAATTCCTTTAGCATCGAAGTGTTAGATAAAACTAATAACAACAACCTATAGCTAAACTTAAGGAAGATAATTGCTACTTAAACTCCTAAACCGTTGGAGGACTCTTCTACAAatatacaaaaacaataaaCTCCTTTAATAAGAGGACTCTTCTACAGATACTAAAAGGTAGTAACTATAACAACAACTtattataagataaaataattatgctTAATACATCCCCTCAAGTTAGGTGTGGGTCAACAACACCTAAGTTGGAATAACACCTTTCAAAGGCTGGTGCTGGTAATGGATTGGCAAATGTATATAGCCAGTTGATCAGAAGCATGAGTGTGTTTGACAAGAACTCGGTGTGCTTGAACCTTGTTTCTAACATAGCAAAAGTCCACAACAATATGTTTCATACGGCTATGGAACAATGGATCCGACATAGATAAGTGACACCAATATTGTCACAAAATATTGTGGGAATATTTGGAACGGTGATAGAAAATTCATTGAGCAAGTTGCGCACCCATGTGAGTTCGGCAAGAGACTTTGCAACtgatttgtatttttcttcAGTAGATGACCGAGCTACAACTTGTTGTTTTTTTATGATGAACTCACAGGAATGCGCCCAATGTAAAGAATATAGCCGTATGTGGATATTATATCATTCGGGTCTCTCGCCCAATCAGCATCAGCGTACCCAGGAAGATTGTAGTCTGAGTTATAAAGAATATGAAGACCTGAAGTTGCCTTGGCTCTGAGATACAGTAGTATTCAGGCTGGGTGAATGATAAATATTGCAACTTACCGAGAGTACGCCTGTAGAGTGTAGCATTAGCATATGGAGATTTATCAGCTGCCTCAGCCAGTTTACTAGAGCAAATTGGTATCAGGacttgatagaatatatgccttcacttaacaaaataatggaccaggtcccttactacactaatgaatataaccagaaagttaaatgcagttaaaatcaacacaatgattttacgtggaaacctccttgcttaagggagtaaaaccacgacctgtctcacaggattttcaatcgtttttactaatcttcaaaagcaaaagtaaaacacgattacaccaaatgtgagaagaagtttttaatctcacgtttAAGCAATAGTCTCTATTtcttaacaagcctaagtagaaaccaatctacccactaagctatcccacttggacaacctaGAATTTTAACACTACCCACTGATTCCCTTATAGTTTCAGGAATAGTTTACAAtgtaagaacaagagaatgtatTCTTAAACAGCTATACTAAAAGCTCCAGAGATTTCcgttgttcttggaataattctacATTTATTTTCTAACAGCCTTTGCAAGTGTTCTTGAAAAGTTATTTATCAAGTTGCAAGAACTGCACaagatgtttaggaaagtgtcttttatatggacaagtcactttccttaaaATCTTTGCCATTTGTTGGAGAAGTCTCAATTTCTGACGCCAttgggaagtgtgcacctactttctgtaccgtctccagctggcagtcaactGACTCATCACCATGAGAGCATGGTACCTCTACAaggtccctgggtttgtttcatcttcaacactcaagtaagaaacctggtacctttacaaggtccctaagtttgtcaaatcatcaaatttgcaaataacattttccccctttttgatgatgacaaacaatggTCTCAGATCTCCTCCAACTTTGTTCCCCCTTACTACATTCCCCCTCACTGTATTCCCCTACATGTATAATCATTTAGCTACTTACCAGttttacttcccccttttggcatcatataAAAGATATGCGGTAAACCAGTGATGTCAACAGCAATACTGAATAAGATCAAAGCTAAAGAGCAATCAATAAGGAAGGGAAAAGCATTCACAAAGGATTATAATCAGAACAACAGAGGAATAAGTTAACCATCATTCCACAATAACATTAATACATTAAAGTAAAACTGACAATCCAAAAACACAAAGATAAGCCACAAAAAGAAAGACACAAGGAAGGGTTTTTAACAGGCTAGGAAGAGGGAGGTGGATGAGACAGGGACTGGATTATAAGAGTGAGTCGGGGATTGGCAgcatcattatctttaatttccTTCTCCTATAAGGCAGTGATCTTAGCCTTCAACTCTGCATTCTCTCTCTCCATATCTTGTACCACGAAAAAACCAGGTCTCTCATTCTGTGCAGTAAGCAGTTCTGCTTTGAGTATAGCAATTTCAGCCTCTTTACCACTCAAACGCACAGTGAGCTCCTCAACCTCATGCTTGAGTTGATCCTGATCTTCGATGAGTTGAGCCATCTTACTCTTGGGATTGCCTCTCCCTTCAATACACTCACACTCGACCAGGGTACTCTCTGAGATAGTCTGTTTAACCGTCCATGCCTTTCCAACACTGAGAGGAATTCGAAAGTTCTTGAATACTTCCGTGAGAAATTATCTATATCCCATTCCATGAACACTTTTCCTGTCGATGACGGTTTTGTAGATATGCTCAAGCATAAGACCTGGGAGATTCAGGGCTCGAAGATACACAACATCACCATCACAAACAAGTCAGCAGCAGTTGTTGCAGTTGCTGAggtcctcttttcagtgtgaGGAAGGAGAACTTTGTTGATGAACTCGAAGACCAACTGGTACTCTCTCTTCATGATATTCTTATAAATCCCAGTAACCTTGGTTGTAGGTATCTTAGAAATCAAGGAAGAAAACTCAGTAGAGCAAGTTCTTCCCAGCACAGATCGGGTCCCCTCTCTAGGAACCCTGAGAATTTTGCTTAACAAAATTTCATCTAGATGTACAGCAATGTCATTGACCCGTGTGAGGATACTCCCATCTTCTTTGAATTGAACATTATAATAGAATTCGCACACTTCTTCTTCATAGAGGATGGAGAATTTTCTGTTGAACAAATGTATCCATGATTGAATTTCTACCATATAATGAAGAGAGTCCATGCCGGGAAGATGTATGATTCCCATATCAAAGACTCTCCCAGCCAAGACGGCTTGCTTTCTCAGGTTGTCAACAACTTCCTGCATGTTGACACTCACAACACTCCTATCTTGGGCACCAAATCCCGGTggtcttttcttttttcctgcAGAACTTTCTTTTTGGACTTTGTATTTCAACCTTCTTTGAAACCCTTCCCCTTTTCTTCCCTGGCCTTTTCTTCTTACCCTTCTTTTCAACTTCCTCAGCAGACAACTCAACAATATCAGTCTCAGGCATTATGAAATTTGATACGTTGAAGGTTCTGGGACTTCTAATTGCAGCAGTAGAACGTGCACTGGCCTTCAAGGCATCGTCCATCAATTTTTGAGCAGCAGACCTAGTGGTAGGTCTTCTCATAGGGGCCTCTTCTACAACCTTCTCCTTCCTTTTCCTAGACATCTCACCCTCATTCGCTCAACCTTCCACTTTAGGGGTTCCTCCTCACTTTCAGAGTCagaggaggaggaagaaggaTACCTTCCAATGTCAGGAGTTTTATCAAAAATGGGTTGAGTATTTCTTACTTCTTCCCTTTGCAAAACTTTAGTTTGCTCATCCCTTGCTTCTTCCCGCATAATAGCCAAACTCTCAATAACCAACTCTTCACTTGCTGCCAAGATATTGGACTTAGATGCTTTATGCTTAGGCAGATCTCCTTCAAAAAGAGTATTAGACAACATTTCTTGCAAAGGACCAGGTCCAGTAAGCAAGCATATGTTGTTTAAATCTATGGAATAGAACGGATTGTCAGGTGGATCTTGTTGAGAACTAGAAGGGGCATTAGATCTGGACTTCACAGTAGACGGAGAGTAGAAAGCAATGGGCTCTATTTCTCTAAGAGCATTTAGCATCTGTTTGGAGGTAGAAGAAGGAGAAGACATGTTTGACTAGAAAAAAATGTCTTTTCGAACAGAgaatggaagaagaagaaacaaagttTGCCTTTTTAACTTTTACTTAAACCCTTCTTGAAGCAAAAAGAATGTTAAAGGACGGATGAGGATTTCAAAGAGAAGTAATGAGGGTTTTTAAAAAGACGTGAAAAGGTGCCAGGTCCATGATTGGATGTGTCGCTTGAAAGAGAAGCGATGGGACTAACGGTCAGAATGACCGATGACTGACATGTGGCATTATCAATGGTCATAATTTTAAGtttcaaattaatgtataaatgcTAACCTGGACAGGCACCAGGTACCATAGCACAGTTACATCCTCATTCCCCAGTTATTCTAGTCATTTTCTTTGCTAGGCCAGTCCTTCCTGAAAGTATACCTACAAAAGGTACAAAAAAGATCTTTATtcagatttttaaatatttacacaaaggatacctgcactACAATTTTAGCTATCAAGGGAATTCAACTGTTGGAAGCTAAGAACATCACTTAGAGATCAACATGCCCAACTTCACACGATATCTCTCAAATTGATATTTACtgagagccttggtgaagatgtctgcaATTTGCTCCTCAATTGGACAATATGTAAGcacaatatttcccttctcaacattgtctctcaaaaagtgatgtctaacatcaatatgctttgttctcttatggtggactggattctctcccaTACTAACAGCACTAGTATTATCACATATAAGAGGAATTGCTTTGATGTGTATCCCAAAATCTTTCAAGTGTTGCCTGATCCACAACAACTGTGAACAGCAGGCTGCAGCAGCTACATACTCCGCTTCAGCAGTTGAAAGAGCCACAAATTTTTGCTTCTTGGTTCCCCAAGAGATGagtgatgatccaaggaaatgagtCATTCTAGAAGTACTCTTCCTGTAAACTTTAAACAGCAAAATCAACATCTGCAAAATCAACCAGATCAAAAGTGTCACCTGTTTGATAGaagagaaccaggtcccctattttcttcaagtatctgaGAATACATTTTGCAGCCTTCAAgtgtgaatcacgaggacatgcttgaaacctggcacacattccaacactataaaCAATATGAGGTCTGCTAGCAGTCAGATACAACAAGGATCCAATGATTCCCCTGTACGTTGTTTGATTCACAAAAGGATCAGATTCCTCTACTACAAgcttggaatttgttcccataggagtatcaataggtttagagtcaaacatattgaatttcttcagtaGCTCCTTAATGTACTTCTCCTGATAGATTGAAATCCCATTTGATGATTCCTTGATTTGTAAACCAAGGAAGAATGTCAGttcacccatcatgctcatttcaaaTTCCTTTCCCATTAATGATGAGAATTCTTCATACAAATGTTTTTaagtagctccaaaaattatgtcatccacataaactttaataataagcaattcttgttctctttttaataagaacagAGTATTGTCTATCTTGCGTCTTTTGAAACCATTCTTCAGCAGAAACTTTGACAGCCTTTCATACCATCCTCTTGGAGCCTTCTTCAGACCATACAAAGCCTTATTCAATCTGAACACATGATCTGGTAGCTCAGCATCTTCAAACGTAGGAGGTTGTTTGACAAATACCTCCTCTTTgagatctccattcagaaatgaacttttgacatccatttgatacagctTGAACCCCATGAATGCAGCAAAagctattaaaattctaatagccTCCATCTTGGCAACaggtgcaaaagtctcatcatagtctatTCCGTCTTATTAATTGTATCCTTGAACCACCAACCTGGATTTGTTTCTAGTAAtcactccattttcatcaagcttGTTTCTGAAAACCCATTTGGTTCCTAGTACTGTCCTGCCTGCAGGTCGAGGAACCATGTACTACcttgcttctttcaaactgatgaagttcttcttgcatagagttgatccaatctgcatcacttaatgcttctttcacattcttgggctcaatagatgatatgaATTCTAAaaatgcaactagatttcttgtttgTGATCTagtatgaattcaagagttcaAGGGAGAGATAagattatcaagaggatgtgatgaactatgcttCCATCCTGATCTTGGAGCAGACTGGTTGAGCTGATCagcatgttcttcttcatcaagagaGATATCATTTTCTGGGGAGTTTGATGTACTCTGGATGGAATTATGAGTAGTACTAGGTACCTCATCACATTTTTCCACCCCATCAGCCTCTTCAGGTAAACTATGATTTTGATCATCACAGTCATTTTTCAGTTGTTGTTCTGCATCAGCTTCACTTTCTTCAATTTTCTACGAATTGAACAGTTTCATCACATtatcttcatcatttgattcattattcttcaagcttccatcttcatcaaatacaacatgaatgTTTTCTTCAATGCATTGAGTTTGTTTGTTGAATATTTTGTAAGCCTTACTCGATGAAGAATATTCAACAAATACTCCATCACTCCTAGGATCAAATTTTCCTAGATCATTCTTTCCATTGTTCAGCACAAAACACCTACATCCAAATGCTCTAAGATAGCTCAACATAGGCTTTTTGTTGTTGAGCAGCTCATAGGGGGTCTTATTCAAAACAACTCTTATCAGACACCTATTGGTAACATGACATTCTGTGTTGACAGCTTCAGCCCATaaattttgaggaagatttgattcaataatcatagttctggaaatgttcaccaaggttttattttttctttccactactccattttgttgaggactTCTAGGAGCAGAGAAATTATGACTTGTACCATTCTCCATGCAGAATTTATCCAGTTTTGAGTTCTCAAACTCATTACCAAGATCAGATCGAATGTTGCAAATGACTTGATTCAATttagtttgaatcattttgaaaaacacCACCATTCTTCAGGTGTTTCTGCCTTTGATTTCAAGAATCTTGTCCATGTATATCTCGAGTAATCATCAACTATCACCAAAATGTATTTCTTGTCATTATTGATTTGACCCTTCAAGGGTCCACATAAGTCCATGTGAAGCAGCTCTAGTGTTCTTGATGATGTTACTTGCTTTTTGGGCTTAAAGGATGATctgatttattttcttttaacacaagcttcacagattttattttcagcaaacttcaGCTTTGGCAGACCTCGGATCAGGTCCTTAGAAATCAGTTTGTTCAATAGAGATGAGCTCATATGCCCTAGCCTACAATGCCAAAGATCAACATTCTCATTCTGAGCACTAAGACATGTCAGGTCATCTCCATGAGACGTTTCTAAGTTGGCCATATACATGTTTTTACTTCTGTAAGCAGTAAGAATTACCTTCTTTATAGTTAGACTCACCACAGTGCACTTCTCAGAAGTAAATTTGACTTCATTTCCTTTGTCACAGATTTGAGACACGCTCAAGAGACTATACTTCAACCCATCCACATGATACACATTGTCAATTCAATCTTCAAGAGATCTTCCCactttgccaactcccaaaatgtaccccttctttccatcaccaaaagagacacctcctccttgaagtgtcttgagtgagaggaaattttttacatcaccagtcatatgtttagagcatccactgtccatataccaacattgactgctgctcctctcactcacctgccccaaaaatcacttgtttagcttgggaacccatttcaatttgatttcCGAAAAGGCAGACAAAGCAGTGATTAGATTGTATATAGTCCAATAGGGTAGATTTTGAAACTTTCTAACAAAGGACATTGGAGCAGTGacagattttttctttgaaaatctctGGGTTGAAACATGCTTTGGAGGACCAGGTCTCTCTTTTGGCAAGTTTTGCCTTTCAGAATAATTAGAGAGTCTTTCAAAGGAATTTCTCCAGCCAACACACTCTCCCTTTACGTGCCCATTCTTACCACAATGAAGAAAAAGTAGATTGTcagacacaaacacatacttTATATGAGGATTATAAGGAGGAGTGATGTTCAGacttcctagtcctttcttattgaaattactctgatttgtTGCATTTGACAATAACTTTGAGGATTTTATCCACTTaaaagatttttcaagttcttccttaagtttgacATTATCCTTTTCTAATTTGTTGCTCTTCTCCAATGACAAACCCAGTTTTTTCTCagagtttttcattttttcttgaatttcaactTGTAAACCATTTGACATTCCATTTAGCTTTTCAATTCTTCAGTAATCTTATTCAACTGGTTCTTAAGTTCAAAATTATCAGACTCTAGAGACAcaatttttgacattttctcctccagtttaactttgttttcagttaaactGTCAAGTTCAGCATTCATGTTGTCTCTTTCAGATGTTAACTCGATTACAGAATCAATCATAACTTTTGCCAacgttctcaattttttaagagaatatttatccaagtcatttttcatatcaagaagagttacctggtcgtcctcttcttcattttctgtatgagccatgagagcaaacatttcattgaaaatGGTTTCCTCCTCATGTACAGCCACCATAGACAAATCATTTGGTTCATCAGgatcttctgaatcacttgaagAATCACCCCACGCAGCAAGAACCTTTTTGACCACCAAGTCTGCAGCAGCTTTTCGATCTCTCTTACCGAGTGCCAGGTCCCTTCTCTTCACTTTGTCACTTCTTGGTTTTTGATGTTccttgttttcattcttgagCAGAGGACACTCTCTGATAAAGTACCCAgcttttccacacttgtagcaTGTATCACCTTGAGTAGCATTTCGAGGaccatttgttcctcttttaaaaactttgtttttttctcacaattttttgaaatctgtTGATGAGATATGCCATATCTTCATCACTGGAATCTTCATCTGATTTGTACTTCAGCATCAATGACTTATCCTTTTTAGCTTCCTTCTTTGATGAATCGTGATttcgattcatctcatgtgtCTTCAGATTTCCAATCAAAGAATCCATAGTTAGCACCTTCAAATCGTTGGCTTCTGTGATGGCATCAACCTTGCTTTCCCAAGATTTTGGAAGAATTCGAAGTACTTTTCTGACTTGTTTGCtcatgcttataggttcaccAAGACTTCGCAGCTCATTTGTAATGGAAGACAATTTTGTAAACATGTCATGaattgtttctccttccttcattttgaagttctcaTACCGTGAGGTAAGCATGTCAATCTTtgattctttgacttgttcagttccttcatgAGCAGTCTTCAAACAACCCCAAATTTCCTTAGCAGACTCACAAGCTGAAACCCTGTTGaactcatcaggtcctatcccaTAGACAAGAAGAGTTTTTGCCTTGTAgcccttttcaatcttttttctatTAGCTTCATCGTATTTCTGTCTAGGCTTTGGAACAGGACTAGTTTTCTCTCCATCCTTTTCTTCTATCATTGGAATAAACGGTCCATTAAGTACAATATACCATAACTCGCTGTCTTCAGCCATGAGGAAATcatgcattctaactttccaccaactatagaaatgtccattgaaacgGGGAGGTCTTGTTGACGACTGACCTTCTTCGATATTAAGTGGAGCAGCAATTCTAGAACAAATATCActtccttggtgttaaccaaatagagagtgtctgctctgataccacttaaTAGAATATATACCTTCACTTAACAGaataatggaccaggtcccttactacactaatgaatataaccagaaagttaaatgcagttaAAACCAACACAataattttacgtggaaacctcattgcttaagggagtaaaaccacgacctgtctcacaggattttcaatcgttttcactaatcttcaaaagcaaaagtaaaacacgattacaccaaatgtgagaagaagtttttaatctcacgtttaagcaatagtctctattgcttaacaagcctaagtagaaaccaatctacccactaagctatcccacttggacaacctaGAATTTTAACACTACCCACTGATACCTTTATAGTTTCAGGAATAGTTTACAATGTAAGAACAATAGAATGTATTCTTAAACAGCTATACGAATAGCTCCAAAGATTTCcgttgttcttggaataattctacCTTTTGTTTTCTAGCAGCCTTTGCAATTGTTCTTGAAAAGTtctttatcaagttgcaaaaactgcagaagatgtttaggaaagtgccttttatatggacaagtcacttttcttaaactctttgGCATTGGTAGGAGAAGTCTCACTTTCTGACGCTATTGgaaagtgtgcacctactttttGTACCGTCTCTAGCTGGCAGTCAACTGGCTCGTCACCATGAGAGTCTGGTACCTCTACAAGGTCCCTGGGTTTATTTCATCTTCAACACTCAAGTAAGAAACCTGGTACCTTTAtaaggtccctaagtttgtcaaatcatcaaaactgcaAATAACAAGACTCCTTTACAATCTTGCATATCTAGTTCAGACAAAATATCAAGAATGTATTTTAATTGAGTGACACAAAGACCACCTGACATTTTTAACTACCATAGATCCTTCAAAGAAAAATGTGAACTCAAGGAATCAGTAACATGTCTAATTAAGTCAGGATGACTTCCCCTGATTAAAATGTCGTTAGCATAGATGGGCACATAGACAGTAGCAACCAGATTCTTCAAAATGAACAAATAGGTGTTAGATTCAGAATTAATAAATCTTATTTTCTTTAGATGATCATGTAGTGTAGTATACCACGCCCGCGGTCCCTGTTTAAGTCCATAAATTGCTTTTTTTAATTTGCAAACACGGAAAGGGAATTGTGAATTAACAAATCCTTGAGGCTGAGACATAAAAACCTCTTCAGTCAACTGTCCCTACAGGAAAGCATTGTTGACATCGA harbors:
- the LOC138342120 gene encoding uncharacterized protein, with protein sequence MHDFLMAEDSELWYIVLNGPFIPMIEEKDGEKTSPVPKPRQKYDEANRKKIEKGYKAKTLLVYGIGPDEFNRVSACESAKEIWGCLKTAHEGTEQVKESKIDMLTSRYENFKMKEGETIHDMFTKLSSITNELRSLGEPISMSKQVRKVLRILPKSWESKVDAITEANDLKVLTMDSLIGNLKTHEMNRNHDSSKKEAKKDKSLMLKYKSDEDSSDEDMCGKAGYFIRECPLLKNENKEHQKPRSDKVKRRDLALGKRDRKAAADLVVKKVLAAWGDSSSDSEDPDEPNDLSMVAVHEEETIFNEMFALMAHTENEEEDDQVTLLDMKNDLDKYSLKKLRTLAKVMIDSVIELTSERDNMNAELDSLTENKVKLEEKMSKIVSLESDNFELKNQLNKITEELKS